ATCCGCATCGCCTAGCGGAGCTACCGTGATGGACTCTTCTTCCTTATTAGGCTTGATGACACGGACGAAATAATCAGCACCCTCGATAGGCTTGATGGCATCTTTGGAACTGCCAGGGGTTACTTCACGTGCCTGCAGTGTGAAAGACATCTCCTTGCCCGCGAGCACACGCCGGGAAGCGAGTTCCAGAGACAGCCCCTGCCCCGTGGTTTCCTGCCGGGCGAGCCACAGGATGAGCTGCCGCCAGAAACGGAGATGCGCTTCAGTCGATTCGGAGAGTGGCAATTCGCCTGCAGGTGGTTGAGCCTGTTGCAATCCGCCACGCGGTGGACCGGGGCGCACCCAGCGCCAGGTGGTATCAACTGCCAATGCTGCAGTGCGCCCTTTGCCTACTTCCTGCACAGCTAGCAGCACTTCTTTACGATCCGATTCTGCCAGCAGAACTGCTCCCGATTTGAGTGAACCAACCTTGGAACCACCATCGAGTGGCGGCAGCTTGTTCCACCATTCACGATTGCGAGTCGGGTCGCTATCGAGTCGAATGGGAAACTGGAACAGCGGGTTTTCAGCAACCCTGAACTTGATTTCACGCTGGTTACCTACCGCGCCTTCCAGTTGCCCGCGCTGATTCATCTGCACCGGCAACAGATTTGCCAGAGGAGTTTTGTCCCAGCCACCATCAGCATAGCTATCCATGCCGCCAATCATCAGGAGCCCGGCTCCGCGTTCGGTGACAGCCTTGGCCATCAGGTCGAGAATGCCTGCACCATCACTCGAAACTCCTTCAAAACGGGAAGCTGGAACATCACCCAGAATGAATACATCGTAATTCTGCGTTTTGACCGCATTGAGAACATCCCGTTTCCATTCCATCGTGCCTGTGCCTGCCACGGTGGGTATCAAGCTGATGCGATCATCCCCCTTGAGAGCGCGTTTCAAGAACTTGGGTTCCCATGCTCTGTCTTTATCGATGTAGAGCACCGAGAGACCGTCTTTGTTCAGCGTCACATAGGTGGAAAGTTCGTTGTTCGATTCGCTGGCTTCGCCAGCAATGGGTTTCACGAAGATAGAAAAGCGGTAATCGCCGGGGGTATCGGGCAGGCGGCAGGCAGGGAATTCAACCCGCATCACTTCGCTGGGCTTGCGTGGTTTCATCTGCACCATGACAGGCTGACCAATGCGGTCGCCTTCCGCCACAGTGGCAACTTTGCCATCGATGAGCAGATAGACTTCGAGGTCCTGATTGGCGGCGCGGTTGGCCTGGATTTCGCCACGGACGATGAAACGGTCTTTCACACGGGCGGTTTTGTTGGCAAAGATATTCAGTGCAGCAATGTCGAACAATGAATCGCTGGCGCCTGGTCGCCCCAACGCGATGCTGTGCAATGGACAGCGGGATGATTCCAGCCGGGCAATGAGTGAATCAACGGTCGGCCGACCCAGGTTATCGCGACCATCCGTCAAAACGACGATGCCAAGCAGTTGCTCTCCCTGCCCCAGATCGACAGCCTTGTTCTTTTCCAGTGCCTGCTCGATGGCAGCAAGCAGGCCAGTGTTGCCACCATCCGGCTTGGTTTCAGGCGTCAATTCCTTCACAATGGAATCAAACGTCAGGGGCAACACTCTGAGCTGATAATCTTTTTCCCAGGTCTCGAGCGTACCTTTGAGATCGGTCCATTCCTTGAGTGCATTGAGCCAGCGGGAGTTGCCCTCCGGCTCGCCATCCTTGACCTGCATGCTACGAGAGGAATCGAGCAGTACGATGACCTTGCCCGGACGACGCAATTGTTCCTTATAAATCCAGACTGGCCTGAGCATGATGAATGCAGCTACCAGCAGTGCCAGCAATCGCAGACCGATAAGTGAGTAGCGGAGCCTGCGGGTTTTGGCATTGCTGCCGTTGTAGGTCCAAACGGTAAGCAGAACGATGACCACTGCTACTGCGAGCACCAGGGTAAGTGGCAGCACGGGTTCCAGCGTCGGCAACCAATCGGGGAGCGTAGGCATCATGGTGACACCTGCTCGGGTTGGTAGAAACGATTCGCCAGGTAATTTTCCCCTGCCAGCAGCAAGAGCAGCAGCAACATGAGATAGGGAAGCAGTTCACTTTGCGGTGAAAGACCGAGTGCATCTTTGACTAGCGTACTCAAGTCTTTCTCTTCACCGAGGGCAGCGACGCCATCCTTGCCGAAGAAGCGTTCCAATTCTTCACTGGCAGGCCGGTTCTGTACCAGTTGTGTTTCTGCAGGCTGCATGTTGACACTGAAACTGCGCGACCAGAGGCCACCTGTCGGATCAGAAACGAGATAATTTCCAGGCCGGTTGGCTTCAGGCAGAGTCAGTGCTTGCATGCCAGGCTGGATTTTTCCCGAGCCGGAGACGGGGCCTTTGAGGACATATTCCTGCACCTTGCTGTTGCGAGGGAGAAGGAATCGAACTTCTTCACCCAGTTTAAAGTTGCAAAGCTGCTCCCGTGCACCGATTACGTGGCTGACGCAGGTATGTGCCAGCCCGACATAAAGCCACCCCGCCTGGAAATTATTCCAGTCTTTCCAGTTGGGATCGTTCAGGAGTGAGTACATGGCAGTACCGAGCCAGACCACGCGTCCTGCTACCTTGTTGCGGTCGAAGATACGTTCGGCCCAGAGAGTTGGCAGAGTAGCTTCCTGCAACGGAGCAATGACATTGGTAACGCCGGCCACTGTTTCCAGATCCCAGTAACGAGTTACTTTGAAGGGGGAGATATCGCGTTGCCAGCGTTTGAAATTGCTGAGTGCCGGATGATCGTAGTTGCCTACCTCCAGCGAAGCACCTGGCGGAGGAAGAGTTTTCAGTTCGCCTGGTTTGCCGGGCATGAGTTCCAATGCCAGCGGAGTGTTGTAGGCTTTCTGATTAAGCCCCGGGCCTGGAACAATGACCAGTCCGCCGCCCACTTGAACATAGCGCTGCAGTATTTCCCACAGTTGCTGTGATGGATTGGCAACGCTGAAGAGACAGACTGCCTGGTAATCATCCGGGCTGAGGCCTGCGGGACATTCAGTTGGTTTCTTGATATCGCTAGTCATGGGAAGGATACGCAGGCTTTCCAGCGCCAGCTTCCAGTCGTAAGCCTGGGAAGGATCATCTGCGAGGATGAGCACACGCCGGGTGGGAGCAATCAGAGTGAAGTAGCGGGTGTTATCGGCATCCAGTGCATCTGGACTGGAGAGCACCACCCTGCCCTGTACCAGATTGTCTTTCACTTCGATGGGGTCGAACGTGACTGCTTTGGTTTCCAGCTTATTCTCACCACCGGTAAACGTGATGTTCTTTTTGCTGACTGGTTCAGGCTTGTTATCCAGGTAGAGGGATACTTCATTGTTCACCGCCAGATTCGTGGTCTGAATGGTAGCAACGATATTGAGCAGTTCTCGGGCTGGTACACCGAACCGCAAGTCTTCCATATTGGTGGCTGTAGAAACTGATGAAGGGCGAACCGCCAGGCCGGTGATGCAGAGGTTACGCGGTTCTGTAGCACCCAGATCGTTGTAGACGACGTTGAGCGTGCGGTTCAGCTTCGCTTCGATGCCCTGTTTCAAAGGCAACAGTGTGGTACCCACCACGTTGGCATCCCATGATG
This portion of the Planctomycetia bacterium genome encodes:
- a CDS encoding BatA and WFA domain-containing protein, with the translated sequence MHIAFLSPWVLLGTLLVAVPIIIHLVMRKKPKLLQFPALELLQNKRKTNLRKLRLRHWLLLALRMALVLLAALALARPLATNLPGALAVGNPLGVVIVFDTSASMDYKIEGKSRLDQAREQALSYVQSLPGGSEVAIFDTADSTTGRFVTPGEAVKLIENRKIAVRNRPVTAAMEDALRLLERSAPNLPLLLCVFSDRSNASWDANVVGTTLLPLKQGIEAKLNRTLNVVYNDLGATEPRNLCITGLAVRPSSVSTATNMEDLRFGVPARELLNIVATIQTTNLAVNNEVSLYLDNKPEPVSKKNITFTGGENKLETKAVTFDPIEVKDNLVQGRVVLSSPDALDADNTRYFTLIAPTRRVLILADDPSQAYDWKLALESLRILPMTSDIKKPTECPAGLSPDDYQAVCLFSVANPSQQLWEILQRYVQVGGGLVIVPGPGLNQKAYNTPLALELMPGKPGELKTLPPPGASLEVGNYDHPALSNFKRWQRDISPFKVTRYWDLETVAGVTNVIAPLQEATLPTLWAERIFDRNKVAGRVVWLGTAMYSLLNDPNWKDWNNFQAGWLYVGLAHTCVSHVIGAREQLCNFKLGEEVRFLLPRNSKVQEYVLKGPVSGSGKIQPGMQALTLPEANRPGNYLVSDPTGGLWSRSFSVNMQPAETQLVQNRPASEELERFFGKDGVAALGEEKDLSTLVKDALGLSPQSELLPYLMLLLLLLLAGENYLANRFYQPEQVSP